A single window of Dermacentor albipictus isolate Rhodes 1998 colony chromosome 1, USDA_Dalb.pri_finalv2, whole genome shotgun sequence DNA harbors:
- the LOC139056107 gene encoding THAP domain-containing protein 1-like codes for MTGCCVPLCTGSWKKGLRTFRFPRDPERRKKWEAQVKLEKWKATDTSKICERHFEPDQYENARQDGRRLLKSTAVPTLFDFRPQPKCRKPPVRRRSLADSATSATESFQSTDIASPGPSSPNDQELDTGKLCISDSTEEEEQEEHCDILDVDSLSTSEMRKALRDMQKKNSQLKESLSVAKKKMRTATRQAAKLETKVTMLTANLNYLNEDQKTALERQDRTCRTWSADTVKKGTATQVRLWKYRL; via the exons ATGACGGGTTGCTGCGTTCCGCTGTGCACCGGCTCATGGAAAAAAGGACTGCGGACTTTTCGGTTTCCCCGAGACCCTGAGAGAAGAAAGAAGTGGGAGGCTCAAGTGAAGCTGGAGAAGTGGAAAGCGACTGACACATCTAAGATATGCGAG CGTCACTTTGAGCCTGACCAGTACGAAAATGCCAGACAAGACGGGCGGCGGCTGCTGAAGTCTACTGCAGTTCCGACTCTCTTTGATTTTAGAC CGCAACCGAAATGCAGGAAACCTCCTGTGAGGCGACGAAGTTTAGCTGACTCTGCAACTTCAGCTACCGAATCATTTCAGTCGACAGATATTGCCTCACCCGGACCTTCATCTCCCAACGATCAGGAGTTAGACACAGGTAAACTCTGCATCAGTGATAGCACAGAAGAAGAGGAACAGGAGGAGCACTGTGACATCCTGGACGTTGACTCACTGTCAACAAGCGAAATGCGGAAAGCTCTCCGGGACATGCAGAAGAAAAACTCTCAGCTTAAGGAAAGTCTGTCTGTCGCTAAAAAGAAGATGAGGACTGCTACGAGGCAAGCAGCCAAGCTGGAAACAAAGGTCACAATGTTGACTGCCAACTTGAACTATCTGAACGAAGACCAGAAGACAGCTCTAGAAAGGCAGGATAGAACATGTCGCACGTGGAGTGCCGACACAGTAAAAAAAGGCACTGCAACTCAAGTTCGCCTGTGGAAGTACAGGTTATGA